From a region of the Helianthus annuus cultivar XRQ/B chromosome 5, HanXRQr2.0-SUNRISE, whole genome shotgun sequence genome:
- the LOC110943366 gene encoding uncharacterized protein LOC110943366, which produces MTDGNRPPLVVVKDQSTTTLQCPMLTETNYNIWAIRIKAVFKVHGIQQALEPGEKEVDAKKDDMAVALLLQAIPEELVFQVAQFQTAKEIWEALKTRYVGVERVREAKLEQLENEFESMKMKETETVDSFAGRISQLVTKAASLGTTYENRKLTRKLLGSVPGKYVPIVASIEQFADLKTMTF; this is translated from the coding sequence ATGACGGACGGGAACAGACCACCACTAGTTGTGGTTAAGGATCAAAGTACCACAACTTTACAGTGTCCAATGTTAACCGAAACAAATTACAACATCTGGGCGATTCGTATCAAGGCAGTATTCAAGGTTCATGGAATACAACAAGCTTTAGAACCAGGCGAAAAGGAGGTAGATGCCAAAAAGGATGACATGGCAGTTGCACTTCTACTTCAAGCAATACCCGAAGAGCTCGTGTTTCAGGTAGCTCAGTTTCAGACTGCAAAGGAAATCTGGGAAGCGTTGAAGACACGGTATGTTGGGGTTGAACGGGTTCGAGAGGCAAAGCTTGAGCAACTGGAAAATGAGTTCGAATCCATGAAGATGAAAGAAACAGAGACAGTTGATTCTTTCGCGGGCAGAATAAGTCAGTTGGTTACCAAGGCAGCCAGTTTGGGAACCACCTATGAAAACAGAAAACTTACCAGAAAATTGTTAGGTTCCGTTCCAGGGAAGTATGTTCCAATTGTAGCTTCAATTGAACAATTTGCAGATTTGAAGACTATGACGTTTTAG
- the LOC110940891 gene encoding crossover junction endonuclease MUS81 isoform X1, which yields MDRVACIENTELVEFMMNKLKELENMPKGISEKNASTISKACFNVSTSKSHIKTLKDFSNVKGVGKWILKLMKDFFVDAAENEEIIQKGEKNKGSKPYMPQKNSVAYALLITLYRGTTDGTEFMRKQELIDAAEASGLSRSPIMPEIGKGKAGQFGVSSGRDWYSGWSCMKKLIDKGLVVKSSCPAKYMLTEQGKEAARECLSRSGLVDSTENLVITNKTSDLNQNNTTDSVCANANPIKNMPPQHVSSKRQKRSIDIPHDTLDKLVGMGYSKERVICAYTEVAEKSPNEETSSLWLSVLCHLREAEVYNLPLTSQNVEEVKHHASTSSHTHKNGQTVPFRRETEIPCSTLRACSSTVNDHNLLKRGRNDLEAKSNHLSMPPLTFGDRFEDIYEVVLILDDREKFTKASKSRKLLEHVQLHFKIPIEVRRLPVGDGIWIARHKTLGSEYVLDFIVERKNVDDLRSSIRDNRYREQKVRILRSGLKRFIYLVEGDPNACESAESIKTACLTTEILEGFDVQRTSGMGDTLRKYGHLTQSITEYYKSIGNDPKHQDLPICPSFDQFIERCQELDKMTVGDVFATQLLQVPQVTEDVAIAVLDLYPTVLSLARAYSCLDGDTCAQEELLKKQSNNVINGVASRNIFQFIWGG from the exons ATGGACAGAGTAGCGTGCATCGAGAACACGGAGCTTGTGGAGTTCATGATGAACAAACTAAAAGAATTAGAGAATATGCCGAAAGGAATCTCGGAGAAAAACGCTAGCACCATATCCAAGGCCTGTTTCAACGTCTCTACTTCCAAATCGCATATCAAAACCCTAAAGGACTTCTCCAATGTCAA AGGTGTTGGAAAGTGGATCTTAAAACTTATGAAAGATTTCTTTGTTGACGCGGCTGAGAATGAAGAGATTATACAAAAGG GCGAGAAAAATAAGGGAAGCAAGCCATACATGCCTCAAAAGAACTCTGTAGCTTATGCTTTATTGATCACCCTTTACAG AGGAACTACTGACGGAACTGAGTTTATGCGGAAACAAGAGCTAATAGATGCTGCTGAAGCAAGTGGGCTGTCTCGCTCACCTATAAT GCCTGAAATAGGAAAGGGGAAAGCAGGCCAGTTTGGTGTTAGCTCCGGCAGGGATTGGTATAGCGGATGGAGTTGCATGAAAAAGTTGATAGATAAAGGGCTCGTTGTAAAATCTAGCTGCCCCGCAAA GTACATGCTGACTGAGCAAGGAAAAGAAGCTGCACGTGAGTGTCTATCAAGATCTGGATTGGTTGATTCTACAGAGAATTTGGTTATTACTAATAAAACTTCAGATTTAAACCAAAACAACACCACAGATTCAGTGTGCGCTAATGCTAACCCGATAAAAAACATGCCACCTCAGCATGTTTCTTCAAAACGACAAAAAAGATCGATCGATATTCCCCATGATACTCTTGATAAG CTTGTGGGCATGGGATACTCTAAGGAACGGGTTATCTGTGCGTATACTGAGGTCGCAGAAAAGTCACCAAATGAGGAAACTTCTTCACTTTGGTTATCTGTTTTATGTCATCTTCGGGAAGCTGAAGTTTACAATTTACCTTTGACTTCTCAGAACGTTGAAGAAGTCAAACATCATGCATCAACAAGCTCTCACACACATAAAAATG GTCAAACCGTCCCTTTTAGACGTGAAACCGAAATTCCATGCTCAACACTGAGAGCTTGTTCATCGACTGTGAAT GATCACAATTTGCTTAAGCGAGGTAGGAATGATCTAGAAGCTAAATCAAATCATTTATCAATGCCACCTTTGACTTTTGGAGATCGGTTTGAGGATATATATGAAGTGGTTTTAATATTGGATGATCGGGAAAAATTTACCAAGGC GTCAAAGTCTAGAAAACTTCTTGAGCATGTTCAACTCCATTTTAAAATACCAATAGAG GTGAGACGCTTACCCGTTGGAGATGGAATTTGGATAGCCCGCCATAAGACACTCGGTAGTGAATACGTTCTTGATTTTATTGTTGAGAGAAAAAATGTTGACGATTTGAGATCTTCAATCAGGGATAATCGTTACAGAGAGCAGAAAGTGCGGATACTG AGATCAGGACTCAAAAGGTTTATATACCTAGTAGAAGGTGATCCAAATGCTTGTGAAAGTGCCGAAAGTATTAAAACCGC TTGTTTGACAACCGAAATTTTGGAGGGGTTTGATGTACAAAGAACAAGTGGGATGGGAGACACCCTTAGAAAATACGGTCATCTTACTCAATCAATAACCGAATACTACAAATCTATTGGCAATGATCCGAAACATCAAGATTTACCAATATGCCCTTCGTTTGATCAGTTTATTGAAAGGTGTCAAGAGTTAGATAAGATGACAGTTGGTGATGTATTTGCTACTCAACTCTTGCAG GTTCCACAAGTGACTGAGGATGTTGCCATTGCTGTCTTGGATCTGTACCCAACGGTTTTGTCACTTGCTCGTGCTTACTCGTGTCTT GATGGTGACACATGTGCACAGGAGGAACTCCTTAAGAAGCAGAGTAACAATGTGATTAATGGAGTTGCTAGTAGAAACATTTTTCAGTTCATTTGGGGTGGTTGA
- the LOC110940891 gene encoding crossover junction endonuclease MUS81 isoform X2, with the protein MDRVACIENTELVEFMMNKLKELENMPKGISEKNASTISKACFNVSTSKSHIKTLKDFSNVKGVGKWILKLMKDFFVDAAENEEIIQKGEKNKGSKPYMPQKNSVAYALLITLYRGTTDGTEFMRKQELIDAAEASGLSRSPIMPEIGKGKAGQFGVSSGRDWYSGWSCMKKLIDKGLVVKSSCPAKYMLTEQGKEAARECLSRSGLVDSTENLVITNKTSDLNQNNTTDSVCANANPIKNMPPQHVSSKRQKRSIDIPHDTLDKLVGMGYSKERVICAYTEVAEKSPNEETSSLWLSVLCHLREAEVYNLPLTSQNVEEVKHHASTSSHTHKNGQTVPFRRETEIPCSTLRACSSTDHNLLKRGRNDLEAKSNHLSMPPLTFGDRFEDIYEVVLILDDREKFTKASKSRKLLEHVQLHFKIPIEVRRLPVGDGIWIARHKTLGSEYVLDFIVERKNVDDLRSSIRDNRYREQKVRILRSGLKRFIYLVEGDPNACESAESIKTACLTTEILEGFDVQRTSGMGDTLRKYGHLTQSITEYYKSIGNDPKHQDLPICPSFDQFIERCQELDKMTVGDVFATQLLQVPQVTEDVAIAVLDLYPTVLSLARAYSCLDGDTCAQEELLKKQSNNVINGVASRNIFQFIWGG; encoded by the exons ATGGACAGAGTAGCGTGCATCGAGAACACGGAGCTTGTGGAGTTCATGATGAACAAACTAAAAGAATTAGAGAATATGCCGAAAGGAATCTCGGAGAAAAACGCTAGCACCATATCCAAGGCCTGTTTCAACGTCTCTACTTCCAAATCGCATATCAAAACCCTAAAGGACTTCTCCAATGTCAA AGGTGTTGGAAAGTGGATCTTAAAACTTATGAAAGATTTCTTTGTTGACGCGGCTGAGAATGAAGAGATTATACAAAAGG GCGAGAAAAATAAGGGAAGCAAGCCATACATGCCTCAAAAGAACTCTGTAGCTTATGCTTTATTGATCACCCTTTACAG AGGAACTACTGACGGAACTGAGTTTATGCGGAAACAAGAGCTAATAGATGCTGCTGAAGCAAGTGGGCTGTCTCGCTCACCTATAAT GCCTGAAATAGGAAAGGGGAAAGCAGGCCAGTTTGGTGTTAGCTCCGGCAGGGATTGGTATAGCGGATGGAGTTGCATGAAAAAGTTGATAGATAAAGGGCTCGTTGTAAAATCTAGCTGCCCCGCAAA GTACATGCTGACTGAGCAAGGAAAAGAAGCTGCACGTGAGTGTCTATCAAGATCTGGATTGGTTGATTCTACAGAGAATTTGGTTATTACTAATAAAACTTCAGATTTAAACCAAAACAACACCACAGATTCAGTGTGCGCTAATGCTAACCCGATAAAAAACATGCCACCTCAGCATGTTTCTTCAAAACGACAAAAAAGATCGATCGATATTCCCCATGATACTCTTGATAAG CTTGTGGGCATGGGATACTCTAAGGAACGGGTTATCTGTGCGTATACTGAGGTCGCAGAAAAGTCACCAAATGAGGAAACTTCTTCACTTTGGTTATCTGTTTTATGTCATCTTCGGGAAGCTGAAGTTTACAATTTACCTTTGACTTCTCAGAACGTTGAAGAAGTCAAACATCATGCATCAACAAGCTCTCACACACATAAAAATG GTCAAACCGTCCCTTTTAGACGTGAAACCGAAATTCCATGCTCAACACTGAGAGCTTGTTCATCGACT GATCACAATTTGCTTAAGCGAGGTAGGAATGATCTAGAAGCTAAATCAAATCATTTATCAATGCCACCTTTGACTTTTGGAGATCGGTTTGAGGATATATATGAAGTGGTTTTAATATTGGATGATCGGGAAAAATTTACCAAGGC GTCAAAGTCTAGAAAACTTCTTGAGCATGTTCAACTCCATTTTAAAATACCAATAGAG GTGAGACGCTTACCCGTTGGAGATGGAATTTGGATAGCCCGCCATAAGACACTCGGTAGTGAATACGTTCTTGATTTTATTGTTGAGAGAAAAAATGTTGACGATTTGAGATCTTCAATCAGGGATAATCGTTACAGAGAGCAGAAAGTGCGGATACTG AGATCAGGACTCAAAAGGTTTATATACCTAGTAGAAGGTGATCCAAATGCTTGTGAAAGTGCCGAAAGTATTAAAACCGC TTGTTTGACAACCGAAATTTTGGAGGGGTTTGATGTACAAAGAACAAGTGGGATGGGAGACACCCTTAGAAAATACGGTCATCTTACTCAATCAATAACCGAATACTACAAATCTATTGGCAATGATCCGAAACATCAAGATTTACCAATATGCCCTTCGTTTGATCAGTTTATTGAAAGGTGTCAAGAGTTAGATAAGATGACAGTTGGTGATGTATTTGCTACTCAACTCTTGCAG GTTCCACAAGTGACTGAGGATGTTGCCATTGCTGTCTTGGATCTGTACCCAACGGTTTTGTCACTTGCTCGTGCTTACTCGTGTCTT GATGGTGACACATGTGCACAGGAGGAACTCCTTAAGAAGCAGAGTAACAATGTGATTAATGGAGTTGCTAGTAGAAACATTTTTCAGTTCATTTGGGGTGGTTGA